From a single Miscanthus floridulus cultivar M001 chromosome 8, ASM1932011v1, whole genome shotgun sequence genomic region:
- the LOC136475094 gene encoding DNA replication licensing factor MCM5, with product MSGWDEGAVFYSDQAQFPRGGPGGDPAADLTRHSALRKFKEFLRGFTGPTGDFPYRESLVHNRDHVTVAIEDLDAFDAELSDKIRKSPADYLPLFETAAAEVLASLRSKVAGETGEMEEPVTGDVQIFLSSKENCLSMRSVGADYMSKLVKIAGIAIAASRVKAKATHVTLICKNCRSVRTVPCRPGLGGAIVPRSCDHVPQPGEEPCPLDPWIAVPDKSKYVDLQTLKLQENPEDVPTGELPRNMLLSVDRHLVQTIVPGTRLTVVGIYSVYQASATQKSAVGVKQPYIRVVGLEQSRDNNSNGPSNFTLDEEMEFKEFAQRPDAYAKLCSMIGPSIYGHSDVKKAIACLLFGGSKKRLPDGVRLRGDIHVLLLGDPSTAKSQFLKFVEKTAPIAVYTSGKGSSAAGLTASVTRDGSSREFYLEGGAMVLADGGVVCIDEFDKMRPEDRVAIHEAMEQQTISIAKAGITTVLNSRTSVLAAANPIAGRYDDLKTAQDNIDLQTTILSRFDLIFIVKDIRMYDQDKRIASHIIKVHASGAAASSTSTEASDGENYLKRYIEYCRATCRPRLSEKAAEMLQNKYIEIRQKMRQQAHETGRAAAIPITVRQLEAIIRLSESLAKMRLTSVATPEHVEEAFRLFNVSTVDAARSGINEHLNLSPEIANEIKQAEAQIKRRMGIGSHISERRLIDELNRMGMNESIVRRALLIMHQRDEVEYKRERHVIVRKA from the exons ATGTCGGGCTGGGACGAGGGCGCCGTGTTCTACAGCGACCAGGCGCAGTTCCCCCGCGGCGGCCCCGGCGGCGACCCAGCCGCTGACCTCACCCGCCACTCCGCCCTCCGCAAGTTCAAGGAGTTCCTCCGCGGTTTCACCGGCCCCACCGGCGACTTCCCCTACCG TGAGAGCCTAGTACACAACCGCGACCATGTCACCGTCGCCATCGAGGACCTCGATGCCTTCGATGCCGAGCTCTCTGACAAGATCCGCAAGTCGCCGGCTGATTATCTTCCGCTG TTTGAGACGGCCGCGGCCGAGGTTCTCGCAAGCCTCCGTTCGAAAGTCGCCGGCGAGACCGGGGAGATGGAGGAGCCCGTCACGGGAGATGTCCAGATCTTCCTCTCCTCCAAGGAGAACTGCCTGTCCATGAGATCTGTTGGG GCAGATTACATGTCGAAGCTGGTTAAGATTGCGGGAATTGCAATTGCTGCATCGAGAGTAAAAGCCAAGGCCACCCATGTAACTCTTATCTGCAAGAATTGCCGGAGTGTGAGGACAGTACCTTGCAGGCCAGGCCTTGGCGGGGCTATTGTTCCACGTTCGTGTGACCATGTTCCTCAG CCTGGAGAAGAGCCTTGCCCCCTGGACCCTTGGATTGCCGTCCCGGATAAGAGCAAGTATGTGGATCTCCAGACCCTCAAATTGCAGGAGAATCCTGAG GATGTTCCAACTGGTGAGCTTCCAAGGAATATGCTGCTTTCTGTAGATAGGCACCTAGTTCAGACTATTGTTCCAGGGACTAGATTAACTGTTGTTGGCATCTACAGCGTCTACCAAGCATCCGCAAC CCAGAAGAGCGCTGTTGGTGTTAAACAGCCTTACATTAGAGTTGTGGGTTTGGAACAATCTCGAGACAATAACTCAAATGGCCCCTCAAACTTCACTCTTGATGAG GAAATGGAATTCAAAGAATTTGCACAGAGGCCAGATGCATATGCCAAGCTTTGCTCAATGATTGGTCCTTCAATTTATGGTCATTCTGATGTCAAGAAAGCTATTGCATGCTTGTTATTTGGGGGATCTAAGAAG AGGCTACCTGATGGTGTACGTTTGAGAGGTGATATCCATGTCTTGCTTCTGGGTGATCCATCCACAGCAAAGTCACAG TTCCTCAAATTTGTAGAGAAGACTGCACCTATTGCAGTCTATACGTCTGGCAAAGGATCATCTGCAGCTGGTCTTACTGCATCTGTAACTCGGGATGGTAGCTCG CGTGAGTTTTATTTGGAAGGAGGAGCCATGGTATTGGCTGATGGTGGAGTAGTTTGTATCGATGAATTTGACAAGATGAGACCTGAAGACAG AGTTGCAATTCATGAGGCCATGGAGCAGCAGACAATATCTATTGCCAAAGCTGGCATTACAACAGTACTCAATTCAAGGACTTCAGTTCTTGCAGCTGCCAATCCAATTGCAGGACGCTATGATGATCTTAAG ACTGCACAAGATAATATCGATCTGCAGACGACCATTCTTTCTAGATTTGATCTAATCTTTATCGTCAAAGATATCAGAATGTATGATCAAGATAAG CGAATAGCAAGCCACATTATCAAGGTGCATGCCAGTGGTGCTGCAGCTTCATCCACAAGCACAGAGGCAAGTGATGGAGAGAATTATCTGAAAAG GTACATTGAGTACTGCCGTGCCACATGCAGACCACGGCTTTCAGAAAAAGCAGCTGAGATGCTGCAGAACAAATATATTGAGATTAGACAG AAAATGAGGCAGCAAGCTCATGAGACAGGGAGGGCAGCAGCAATACCCATCACTGTGAGGCAGCTTGAAGCCATCATACGTTTGAGTGAATCCCTTGCAAAGATGAGACT GACAAGTGTGGCTACACCAGAGCATGTTGAAGAGGCATTCAGACTGTTCAATGTCTCCACCGTTGATGCTGCAAGATCTGGAATCAACGAGCATTTGAACCTGTCACCGGAGATTGCAAATGAAATCAAG CAAGCGGAAGCACAAATAAAGAGAAGAATGGGCATTGGAAGCCACATATCTGAGCGACGGCTGATTGATGAACTAAATAGGATGGGAATGAATGAGTCCATT GTCAGAAGAGCCCTTCTGATCATGCATCAAAGAGACGAGGTGGAGTACAAGAGAGAGCGCCATGTGATTGTCCGAAAGGCTTGA
- the LOC136478271 gene encoding aspartate aminotransferase, chloroplastic-like, which produces MASAAFSVSSPAASAVAARSKVLGRGVNQGRRRTGCRVGITRKNFGRVMMALAVDVSRFEGVPMAPPDPILGVSEAFKADKNDLKLNLGVGAYRTEELQPYVLNVVKKAEKLMLEKGDNKEYLPIEGLAAFNKATAELLLGADNPVIKQGLVATIQSLSGTGSLRLAAAFMQRYFPEAKVIISSPTWGNHKNIFNDARVPWSEYRYYDPKTVGLDFEGMIADIEAAPEGSFVLLHGCAHNPTGIDPTPEQWEKIADVIQEKKHMPFFDVAYQGFASGSLDEDAFSVRLFVKRGMEVFVAQSYSKNLGLYSERIGAINVVCSAPDVADRVKSQLKRLARPMYSNPPIHGARIVANVVGDPTMFGEWKQEMEEMAGRIKNVRQKLYDSLSAKDQSGKDWSFILRQIGMFSYTGLNKAQSDNMTDKWHVYMTKDGRISLAGLSLAKCDYLADAIIDSFHNVK; this is translated from the exons atggcctccgccgccttctccGTCTCCTCGCCGGCGGCCTCTGCCGTCGCCGCCCGGTCCAAG GTGCTTGGACGTGGAGTTAATCAGGGGAGAAGGAGAACTGGCTGCCGCGTCGGCATCACGCGGAAG AACTTTGGCCGCGTTATGATGGCCCTTGCAGTGGATGTTTCTCGTTTTGAAGGAGTGCCAATGGCTCCTCCAGACCCAATTCTCGGGGTTTCAGAGGCTTTTAAAGCAGATAAAAATGACCTGAAGCTCAATCTTGGTGTTGGTGCCTATAGGACAGAAGAGTTGCAGCCATATGTGCTCAACGTAGTCAAGAAG GCTGAAAAGCTTATGTTGGAGAAAGGAGACAACAAAGAG TATCTTCCCATTGAAGGTTTAGCCGCGTTTAACAAAGCAACAGCAGAGCTATTGCTTGGAGCTGATAACCCTGTTATTAAGCAAGGACTG GTTGCTACAATTCAGTCTCTCTCCGGCACCGGATCACTGCGTCTTGCTGCAGCATTCATGCAAAGATACTTCCCTGAAGCTAAAGTAATCATATCGTCGCCCACCTGGG GTAACCACAAGAATATCTTCAATGATGCTAGGGTACCTTGGTCAGAGTACCGGTATTATGACCCCAAGACTGTTGGGTTGGATTTTGAGGGAATGATAGCTGACATTGAG GCTGCTCCTGAAGGATCTTTTGTTCTGCTACATGGTTGCGCTCACAACCCAACTGGAATAGACCCAACTCCTGAACAGTGGGAGAAAATTGCAGATGTCATTCAAGAGAAAAAACATATGCCCTTCTTTGATGTTGCATATCAG GGTTTTGCCAGTGGAAGCCTTGATGAAGATGCATTTTCTGTCAGGCTTTTTGTTAAGCGTGGCATGGAAGTGTTTGTCGCACAATCTTACAGCAAGAACCTTGGTCTATATTCTGAAAGGATTGGTGCAATAAATGTCGTGTGCTCAGCACCAGACGTTGCAGATAG GGTAAAGAGCCAGCTGAAACGATTGGCACGGCCCATGTACTCGAACCCCCCTATTCACGGTGCCAGGATAGTTGCCAATGTTGTTGGTGATCCGACTATGTTTGGTGAATGGAAACAAGAGATGGAGGAAATGGCTGGGCGGATCAAGAATGTAAGACAGAAGCTCTACGATAGTTTGTCTGCGAAGGACCAGAGTGGCAAAGACTGGTCTTTCATTCTGAGGCAGATTGGCATGTTCTCCTACACTGGCTTGAACAAAGCACAG AGTGATAACATGACGGATAAATGGCATGTTTACATGACCAAGGATGGGCGGATCTCGTTAGCTGGGCTGTCCCTGGCTAAATGTGATTATCTTGCCGACGCCATCATCGATTCCTTCCATAACGTCAAATAG